CTGCAATTCAGATGGATGGAAGTATTGGGCATGCCTACGGCCATTATTCCTTTCAGGGCTCGGTATTTTCCTGAATGAATGGCACGGATTTGATTGTGCTGGGAAGCCTTTACCACTTTCTACAACAAACTACAACAGTAGCTAGGGAGCCAGATCTACTACAACCTCCCATGAACAGTGTATATATGCGCCTTGTGTCTTTCCAATTCCTCAGTGGCTGTTTCAATGTATCTCTACCTAAGCTTTCCTGAGCACTCTTCATTAAAACGACCACATTCACAAGACGCTGTGGGCATTATAGCCGCTCTATACACCTTCAATTATTGAATATACTTATAGCAATTATGCGCAGTTATACAAATAACCTCCGTAAGCAGGTGAATGGCTGACCCGCCCACGTGATATTGCACTGTTTACTGACCAGCAGTTGTTCGGTTGCCCAGTTTTTCGAGGAAGCCCTTAGGCCCGTGTCTGGCTTTAATTGGGCCGAAGACGTCGAGGAAGCGCTTCAGCAGCAGTATGAGCGGTGGAAGTCCAACGACATATCCGACGGGGAGGCGGATGATACATCCGAAGAACACGGGGGTACTGATACCCCCATCTCTTCTCAACATGGATTTGACATCTCCCCAGTCTGGGGAGAACATCGTCATGCGGATAATTCTTACGGGAGCAAAGCTCCCGTTAGAGGAACGCAACTTGAAACGCCATTCGGAGTAGCGCCAGCCTCGGAACGCTGTAGACTTACTACGAGCGCTTTACCCCAGAtcggagaaggtcaagagGACAAGCTATATAATAGCTATGAAAACCACTACGAGACTGTTCAGATGAGGAGTGAAGTTGAACAAGAATTTGTATTCCGCAATTATTGTATGGAACATGACGAAGAAGGGCAAATACACCACTTCAACTGGCTTGGTTACCCCCTCCGCGTACCCAGTGGGACTCCTGCTGTgatctctcttctttttcaactgTCAGACCCAAAGGTACCCAAGCCCAGAGATGAGCTTCGATTTCAATCTATCTTTGCGAGGGCCATGATATTCGTCGACCCTGTTATTGTTCTACTAGAGAGAGGTTTGCATGATCTGGACCGTCGAGGCTTCAATCTCGTCCGATGGGCTACCGGCCGCGTTTCCAGATACTATACCTTACATGGCCGATGGACTGAAGATCAGTTTGAATGGCAGGAGTGCAGGCTTCCAGATGAGGGGATTATCGAAGAGTATCAAAGTGGATCTGTGGCCTGTGGCAACGGCTTTATTAGCCTCTGCAACATCCGATCGAGGGGAGAGTGGGCAGCCCACAAGGCTCATCTTCAAGAGAAATATGACAAGGCTGCTCGCCATGCAGCAGATGACTTCCACAGAAGGAGACATTGCAGAGTCTATAAACCTTCTTTGCTGAGCCAGTCGATAAGCCAGAGAGATGTGGAGTGTACTGCAGGTGAGACAGTTGCTTTCTATCAGAAGGGTTTCATGCTGATTTATGACCTTACAGAAGACCATATAGAGACGCTCAGCGATAGCTCAAGCCGTGAGCAAGAGTACAGCGGGATTTACATTAACTCTCGAGAGAGCATTGAGGGATACTGCGACGAATGTGTGGAGATGGTTGCCAACGACCGtagggaaggaagacaaCAAAGAAGACCCCGGTGTTTCGGAATCCATTCCGCAGCCGATCGTACTACACAGATGTACGAAAACTGGCAGGCTATTATCACATCCCAGCATGGAACGGAATCAACCGACACCTGGGAAGCCCTTAGCAGGACGCCAAACGGCGGTCGAAAAGTCGCCTCTAGGAAGAAGAGCCGCCTTGGTCGCTGGAAGCATAATTTAAATGCCTGGGAAGTGAcattgaagagaatgatggTCCAACGCGGTCGGTCGATATGTACAAACGCTCAGAAGGTGTTTCGGAAAAGGGGTTTCTCGCGTTAAGCTATTCAACGGACCCTGACCCTAACCCCGAGACGATGGTGTTGAATCCGCACTAATGTTGCCTCTTGGCTAGATATCCATCTCAGTCCTTACACGGCCTCACAAGTCGGGCCAGATTCCAACAAGGTATCGTTTAGTTGAATGGGATGGGTTATTTGAAACGTTTCGAAACGGATTGTTTGCAGCTTCCAAGTGGTCTTGTCAGGACTGGGGTCGAGTTCTAGTCAAGAGACAAGACTGGTGCGGGTTCAATATCCTTGCATATCTTAGGGCAAGGATCGGTTGACTCGACAACGTATTTGCCCGATCGATATGCGTGGAAGTTTTCTGAAGCACACCTTCGGAAACTTTGTGCGTATCAACCGACAGTGTTTGGCGATCCGTTCTTTCACCGCTGCGTTCAAGCTTTTAGACCATCCTGCGTTCCAAGCGAACAAGATCGCCCATTTTCTCCGTATATGTCGTCATGATCTGGGGAGTTTTCTTAGTGCTTGACCGTTTCAGGTGATCGTCAGGGGGGCGAAATTGTCAGTTGTCGACTCTCGCTAAGCACAactctttctcccctttccctctcgACTGTTCAACGATCGTCGCTCGATCTTTGACAGCGATAACACAGTGGTATTAACCAGTGGGGATCATGGACAGCTTAGCCCTCGAATGACATATTTGACGTCGATGGCACCGTTGCAATGTGTTTAACCCGATCGGCTTGCTCTCCCCAAGACTAAGAATTCTAAGGAAACAGCCCGTTTTTCACTCGTCAACATTtatgcctttcttttctctaattttattttatttcatttatttatatattttttaatatagCATTAATAGGTCAATAAGGGGCAAAAAAGAAGCTAGTGCAGGGCAACCTGAAAAGGCTGAAAACCACATGGAACGCGGGTCACGGGTCAACACTAGTCCAGTATTCCCCAAAGTGGAAAAGCTAGCGGcatccattcttcttcgagATCGTTCTTATCAATCATGGTCGACAGACTTCGTTTATTGCCCCTGCAGTGGAATTCAATAGTGGCGCGCGTACCATCTCCTTGGAGCCCGACGATCGCCGAACGACGCAATAGTACATTTGAATCCACGGGTTATGTATGTAAATTTACGTACATACTCCTCCTACATGTGCCACCCTGAGGCCCCTTGCGTCCACTTGGCAGTAAGCCATGCATGTAAGAATTTAGTTTCTATTGGTCATGAGTGGCTTACTGGACAGACCATTTTCATCCACTAATATGAACCCTAATGACCGAATCAGGGCGAGATATGCGTGGAACACGCCTGGAGGTTCTCCGTACTGTGTGTACCGAGTACTTGCCGGCATATTTTACACCGATATTCTCCACGTCCACTTTTGAACCATTCTGCATTGCTTGCATCAGCCATTGCCGGTCAGTGAGACACAGCACTCCGTCCGGCTCTTTACTTTCGGGATTCCTATACATGCTCTATTTCGGGCTTGGCGTACTGAACTTGATAGCCAAGAAAACCCGGTAGACGCCATCGTACTGCCTAACGATACTTCGTTGTGTCGATCATGCACCGAAGAGGGACTCCGTTCCTTTAAAGCCCGCCATGACCGACCTGTGTGCAGGTCTTTATTTTCCGACAATGTTTCGTATTCAGTGAGCAGGCGGTCGACGACGAATGAATACAGGACGTCAAGACTTCGATGCCAAGTTGATTCTGCTCCACAAGTAACAGAAGGCCAATATTCGCCCCTTTCGGCGAAGATTTGCAGTGGCTAAACTAGTCACTGAAGACGAACTGGCTGACCTTCGGGGAGTAAATGATCACCCCTCGCTTGCCTCGGAAcctgaaagggaaagagagctGCTGAGGAGATTTTGGAACTCGGTACTACATCGCAAAAATTAGAGACTGTATTAGCACTTGGATAAACCAATTGCCTGCATAAATTATACTCTTTACGATGAAATCGTGCCTGGGGAACCGACGATCATACCATTTAGAGGTCTTTTGTCGCAGCCAACCCGCACTGCGGCGGTACCGACAGCTGCATTCCATGGGTACAATATCGTATACGCGAACAATATCCTTGGAACTTTTCGGAAACTAAGTTGCTGGGAACTCTATACCCACTCGGACCCAACATGGCATGATTTTTTTCATAAAGCCGAAACCATGATGCAGTCATGTTTATTGCCCTTGAACCCTACCTCAATCGCAGATATTTATGGTTATTGTATAAGTTCTAAAACGTCCGATCCAGATACGATGCACTATTGAACGAACTATCGGTCCTGCATGGCAATACCTCGCCACGCTGAAATCCTTGGTGGACTACATGTACTCGTGCGCACTAAAAGTCAAATTGGCACTGGGGCTTCTTGTGGGTGGAGCAAGGGAAAAGCCCGAATCAGAGGCGCTAAAACACTGCCGAAGACTCCGCTCCCGGCCCCGGCACGAGTAAATCTATCCTATACAGGGAAGTACTAACAGAATGTGGCTACCATGGGTCTGCCTATAACGAGTCAACGACACCACATTGACACAATGTTTATCAGACCGTGCCCCAATGCAATCATCGATTCGCTGTACAGGATATACAGCCCACATAGACGACGACGCATGTGGAGACATGCCAAGTACCTTCATGACTAGTACTCACAATGCAGGTGATTGCCGCCACTAAGAAACCACATGGGCAAGAGAAATGCAAGAAAAACGTAAAGCACCAGTCATCTGTTAATACTTTGCAGTCTCCCAGCGAGTCCTTCTGATTCTGTCCCAGGATTCAGAGTACGCTATTGAGCACTATCAAACTTTGACTACCACATATCCAGAACAACGAAGGCCCCATCTCTCTCCAAAGTCCACCAAGCTTTTCATAGATAACCCCCCGGCACACCAAAGTCATTGATGCCACAATCTTTTATGCAGTTCACTCTACACTGACCTCTGGTTATGGGCCTGGGGACTGTGCATCATCTAGGACAGACTACTGATGCGCAGCCAATTCAGGCCAATGATAAACCAGATATCACATTCTTTTTGTATACGAGGATCGCTTCGAGTCACTCTTTATTAACAACTTAACAACACAATGGACGAATTACTGCCACATATTCTATTAACTCGCGATGCTGACGATGGAGTATCGCGGGGACAACGTGCACTGGTGGTGACAGCCGTGCTAACTGCCATTTCTATTCTCATCGTTGGTATGCGGATGTATGCTAGAATCGgcttgctgaagatgatcgGTCGCGAAGATTACACAATTCTATTTTCTCTGGTAAGCGCCACGGCTGGATGGTTGCTGTCGTAAATTCTTCGACGAGTTGCTTACCTATCCCAGGTTCTTGCCATTGTCTACCTAGCTTTAGTTGCTGCCGGTAAGTTACCCTGGCGGATTTGTTGGATATAATCTCGGACCGGTTCTGACAGACACCAGAGGTACATTTTGGCCTCGGCGAGCATAATTCCGCCATATCTGAAGAAATGTTAAAACAACAATTGAAGGTAAGCAATCATAAGGTATATCGACTAGCCGGCATAATGCTTATCTTCTATCGCTGTAGCGACTTTGGGCGGCCATTCCTATGTACAATGCCAGTCTCGCATTCACCAAATTCTCGATCCTCTTCCAATATCTCCGCATCTTCCCTGACCGTCGATTCCGTATTGCTTGCTGGGTCATGATGGGCATTGTCGCGTGTTACGGGACCTGGGCTGTTGTGAGTGGCTATGTAAACTGCGTTCCCGTGGCCAAGTTCTGGGATCGAACGATGCCTGGCTCGTGTCTGAGCTTTGAGGGTGTTTGGTTCTTCAATGCTTCAATGAATATCGTCACCGACCTCACGCTCCTTATCATGCCCATGCCTCTTCTCTCTCAACTACAGCTCCCGCGCCTACAGAAATTTGCGCTCATGGGTGTTTTCGCCATCGGTGGACTGTTAGTCTCTCCCTCTAGCAATTGTATATCAATGATGATGCTAATTGCAAGCAGGGTCGTCGTAACTAGCATCCTGCGACTTTCGAGTCTCCGCACGGTCGCGAACGATCCCGACACATCCTGtaaggaaaagcaagagTTATAGCATGGTGTTCATCGCTAATCCTTTATCAGACAGCAACGTGGGCGCCGCGTACTGGACCGCTGCGGAGTGCAATGTGGCCATCATCTGCGCCTGTCTTCCCTTCCTGCGGCCGATTGTCAGCTGCCTGTTCCCCAAGCTCCTGTCGACTCACAGCTACAACCGCTACACCCGGAATCCCACCGCTACTGC
The sequence above is a segment of the Aspergillus oryzae RIB40 DNA, chromosome 3 genome. Coding sequences within it:
- a CDS encoding PTH11-like integral membrane protein (predicted protein), which codes for MDELLPHILLTRDADDGVSRGQRALVVTAVLTAISILIVGMRMYARIGLLKMIGREDYTILFSLTPEVHFGLGEHNSAISEEMLKQQLKRLWAAIPMYNASLAFTKFSILFQYLRIFPDRRFRIACWVMMGIVACYGTWAVVSGYVNCVPVAKFWDRTMPGSCLSFEGVWFFNASMNIVTDLTLLIMPMPLLSQLQLPRLQKFALMGVFAIGGLLVSPSSNCISMMMLIASRVVVTSILRLSSLRTVANDPDTSYSNVGAAYWTAAECNVAIICACLPFLRPIVSCLFPKLLSTHSYNRYTRNPTATATTRSRATRMHLPSQYDDFGMCTIDIEHGERKPDAFKGIEVTTEMYQETSKYDESTSQRRLVMES
- a CDS encoding uncharacterized protein (predicted protein), whose translation is MIFVDPVIVLLERGLHDLDRRGFNLVRWATGRVSRYYTLHGRWTEDQFEWQECRLPDEGIIEEYQSGSVACGNGFISLCNIRSRGEWAAHKAHLQEKYDKAARHAADDFHRRRHCRVYKPSLLSQSISQRDVECTAGETVAFYQKGFMLIYDLTEDHIETLSDSSSREQEYSGIYINSRESIEGYCDECVEMVANDRREGRQQRRPRCFGIHSAADRTTQMYENWQAIITSQHGTESTDTWEALSRTPNGGRKVASRKKSRLGRWKHNLNAWEVTLKRMMVQRGRSICTNAQKVFRKRGFSR